One genomic window of Alkalispirochaeta americana includes the following:
- a CDS encoding phosphoribosyltransferase → MSSKQFISYDTVRNNAIVLAQQICKEGFIPDVIYVSLRGGAYMGNVISEYFKFVRRGQRPVFYAAVVARSYTDIREQERVSVDGWTYSPEHLRSGDRILVIDDIFDTGRTVNHLVEVILQKGLPRSDVKIAVHDYKIRHYVDEKQPIQPDYYCRKHEIHSPEEDHWIHYLSHELVGLLPEEIDRQYPDERVRAVLHGLP, encoded by the coding sequence ATGAGCAGCAAGCAATTTATCTCCTACGATACGGTCAGGAACAACGCGATCGTTCTGGCCCAGCAGATTTGCAAGGAAGGGTTTATTCCCGATGTGATCTACGTGAGTCTCCGGGGCGGTGCCTACATGGGGAACGTGATCAGCGAGTACTTCAAGTTTGTCCGGCGAGGACAGCGGCCGGTCTTTTACGCCGCCGTGGTGGCTCGTTCCTACACCGATATCCGCGAGCAGGAGCGGGTCAGCGTGGACGGCTGGACCTACAGCCCCGAGCATCTGCGTTCGGGCGATCGAATCCTGGTGATCGACGATATTTTTGATACGGGTCGGACCGTGAATCATCTGGTGGAGGTGATCCTCCAGAAGGGTTTGCCCCGTTCCGATGTGAAGATCGCCGTTCACGATTACAAGATTCGCCACTACGTGGATGAAAAACAGCCGATCCAGCCCGATTACTACTGCCGGAAACACGAGATTCACTCACCCGAAGAGGATCACTGGATTCATTACTTGAGCCACGAGCTGGTGGGGCTTCTTCCCGAGGAGATAGACCGGCAGTACCCCGACGAGCGGGTTCGTGCCGTGCTCCACGGGTTGCCCTGA
- a CDS encoding TP0733 family outer membrane beta-barrel protein, whose product MIFTSRQRQPQWALALVLTAALTALGPLGSACAQDEDEDFQPTYGRGDQMISMNLGLFIPLFFAGGPDGIKDANLTLGGTGHLMWSGFLTNEIALGGELGGMFAYTPNRNALYMIPLAMRLTYFFRAYPFEFPLSIAAGMNFSRFDGAFKIDPIVMPGVGAYWNMNPEWAFGVDLRYWWVPQFYNHVSDVDNEDNRFGNFMSTTMSILYRF is encoded by the coding sequence GTGATTTTTACCAGTCGACAAAGACAGCCACAGTGGGCTCTCGCTCTGGTCCTGACCGCAGCCCTGACCGCGTTGGGACCTCTCGGTTCGGCCTGTGCCCAGGATGAAGACGAAGACTTTCAGCCCACCTACGGGCGCGGGGACCAGATGATCTCCATGAACCTGGGGTTGTTTATTCCCCTCTTTTTTGCCGGCGGCCCCGATGGAATCAAGGACGCCAACTTGACCCTGGGCGGAACAGGCCACCTCATGTGGAGCGGGTTTCTCACCAACGAGATCGCCCTGGGGGGAGAGCTGGGGGGAATGTTCGCCTATACGCCCAACCGGAACGCCCTGTACATGATTCCCCTGGCCATGCGGCTTACCTATTTTTTCAGGGCCTACCCCTTTGAGTTCCCCCTCTCTATTGCGGCGGGGATGAACTTCAGCCGCTTCGACGGGGCTTTCAAGATTGATCCGATCGTGATGCCCGGCGTGGGGGCCTACTGGAACATGAACCCCGAGTGGGCCTTCGGGGTGGATCTCCGCTATTGGTGGGTGCCCCAGTTTTACAACCACGTGTCGGATGTCGACAACGAGGACAATCGTTTCGGGAACTTTATGTCCACCACCATGTCCATTCTCTACCGGTTTTAG
- the folD gene encoding bifunctional methylenetetrahydrofolate dehydrogenase/methenyltetrahydrofolate cyclohydrolase FolD: MKAQIIDGKKIAADIRQELEPRVAALTARGSKPGLAVVLVGDDPASLSYVTAKERDCEKIGIGSFDLRLPRETTQEELLALVDRLNNDDQVDGILVQLPLPDHIDADCVLQRIDPAKDVDGFHPLSLGRMLLGLPALLPCTPQGVVEMLQRSGHDPAGKEVVIIGRSNIVGKPLSVLLALKRPGGNATVTVCHSRTRDIARLTAGADIVIAAMGSPEFLTADMIKPGAVVIDVGVNRVEDPQAKRGYRLVGDAAYQDLLEKASAITPVPGGVGPMTRTMLLHNTVCAAEARRATGTS, from the coding sequence ATGAAAGCACAGATCATAGACGGCAAAAAGATCGCCGCCGACATTCGCCAGGAGCTGGAACCCCGCGTGGCGGCCCTGACAGCCCGGGGAAGCAAGCCGGGGCTCGCTGTGGTTCTTGTGGGAGACGATCCGGCAAGCCTCTCCTACGTGACCGCCAAGGAGCGGGATTGCGAGAAGATCGGTATTGGCAGTTTCGATCTCCGCCTTCCCCGGGAAACCACTCAGGAAGAGCTCCTTGCGCTGGTGGATCGTCTGAACAATGACGATCAGGTGGACGGAATACTGGTCCAGCTTCCGCTGCCCGATCACATAGACGCCGATTGCGTGCTCCAGCGCATCGACCCTGCAAAAGATGTGGACGGGTTTCACCCCCTCTCGTTGGGCAGGATGCTCTTGGGGCTTCCGGCCCTCCTTCCTTGTACACCCCAGGGTGTGGTGGAAATGCTCCAGCGTTCGGGTCACGACCCGGCAGGAAAAGAGGTGGTGATCATTGGCCGCAGCAACATTGTGGGCAAGCCCCTCTCGGTGCTTCTGGCGCTCAAACGTCCCGGAGGAAACGCCACCGTAACGGTCTGCCATTCCCGAACCCGCGATATCGCCCGCCTTACGGCAGGGGCCGATATCGTGATAGCCGCCATGGGTTCTCCCGAGTTCCTCACGGCTGACATGATCAAACCGGGAGCGGTGGTGATCGATGTGGGCGTGAACCGGGTAGAGGACCCCCAGGCAAAGCGTGGGTACCGTCTGGTGGGAGACGCTGCGTATCAGGATCTTCTGGAGAAAGCCTCGGCTATTACTCCCGTTCCCGGGGGCGTGGGCCCCATGACGCGGACCATGCTTCTCCACAACACCGTCTGTGCTGCCGAGGCACGGCGGGCCACGGGGACATCCTGA
- the folE2 gene encoding GTP cyclohydrolase FolE2 produces the protein MVDVQNQNDTRRIPLQKVGVRNISHPVTVLDRDHRTQHTVADLALYASLPHDYKGTHMSRFVEVFQRYAGEIRMPRFLDMLQEVRQYLDAERAFGELHFPYFMEKQAPVSRQPSLMNYRCGFSGSVSAQGRQFFVSVAVPVTTLCPCSREISSRGAHNQRGTCTVTAEVQDFFWMEDLIELIESCASAGLYTLLKRVDEKFVTEQAYDHPVFVEDLVREVTTAVEERFRFPWFCVEALNQESIHNHDAYAYVERGRPPLEKPHES, from the coding sequence GTGGTAGACGTCCAGAACCAGAATGACACCCGCCGCATTCCCCTCCAGAAAGTAGGCGTCCGAAACATCTCGCACCCCGTGACGGTTCTGGACAGGGATCACCGAACGCAGCACACCGTGGCTGATCTGGCCCTCTACGCAAGCCTCCCCCACGACTACAAGGGAACCCACATGAGCCGCTTCGTTGAAGTCTTTCAACGCTACGCCGGGGAGATCCGCATGCCCCGGTTCCTGGACATGCTCCAGGAGGTGCGGCAGTATCTGGATGCGGAGAGAGCCTTCGGGGAGCTTCATTTTCCCTATTTCATGGAAAAACAAGCTCCCGTGAGCCGGCAGCCCAGCCTGATGAATTACCGTTGCGGCTTCAGCGGCAGTGTGAGTGCCCAGGGACGGCAATTTTTTGTTTCCGTGGCTGTTCCGGTGACTACCCTCTGTCCCTGCAGCCGCGAGATCAGCTCCCGGGGGGCTCACAACCAGCGGGGCACCTGTACCGTCACGGCCGAGGTGCAGGATTTCTTCTGGATGGAAGACCTGATCGAGCTGATCGAATCCTGCGCATCGGCGGGACTCTACACCCTCTTGAAACGGGTGGACGAAAAGTTTGTTACGGAACAGGCCTACGATCATCCGGTATTTGTGGAAGATCTGGTCCGGGAGGTTACCACCGCTGTGGAAGAGCGGTTCCGGTTTCCCTGGTTCTGCGTAGAGGCGCTGAACCAGGAAAGTATTCACAACCACGACGCCTACGCGTATGTAGAGCGCGGGCGTCCGCCCCTGGAGAAACCCCATGAATCTTAA
- a CDS encoding IMP cyclohydrolase has product MSRSMYRTINTDGFPEDLEISFGSGSERQTLSYRKVTWDVAGERQGLRYGENPDQQAALYRPVNGNLVLGQVHQIAPGRGLASEVDLLQSGKHPGKINITDVDAALNILRYFTDRPACVIVKHNNPSGVALGSSLAEAYQRALMADRIAAFGGAVALNGEVDRETAQAIAAYYAEVVVAPEFSAGALEVFATKKNLRVLRVGNMARLQEYVGDRFVDFKSLIDGGLVAQWSFVPKLMPDEELLPARAEHQGTSYRIEREPTEAERRDMRFGWLVESGVTSNSVIYVKDEATVAIGTGEQDRVGVARIAREKACWKLADRLCLEETGKGIEELASPEEQEPFHRAAREQQGGLPGSTMISDAFFPFRDGAEVGLREGVSAILQPGGALRDHEVIEACNHFGATMVFTGQRSFRH; this is encoded by the coding sequence ATGAGCCGCAGTATGTATCGTACCATCAATACCGACGGGTTCCCCGAGGATCTGGAAATATCCTTCGGGTCCGGCTCGGAGCGACAGACTCTCTCCTACCGCAAGGTGACATGGGATGTTGCCGGTGAGCGCCAGGGGTTGCGTTATGGCGAGAATCCCGATCAGCAGGCAGCTCTCTACCGCCCGGTGAACGGAAACCTTGTCCTGGGCCAGGTGCACCAGATAGCCCCGGGTCGAGGGCTTGCCTCGGAGGTGGATTTGCTGCAAAGCGGGAAGCACCCCGGCAAGATCAATATCACCGATGTGGACGCAGCGCTGAACATCCTTCGCTACTTTACCGATCGTCCTGCCTGTGTGATTGTAAAACACAACAATCCCAGCGGGGTTGCTCTGGGAAGCTCCCTGGCCGAGGCGTACCAGCGGGCCCTCATGGCAGATCGGATAGCTGCTTTTGGAGGAGCCGTAGCCCTGAACGGCGAGGTGGATCGGGAGACGGCCCAGGCGATCGCCGCATACTACGCCGAGGTAGTGGTGGCCCCCGAGTTCAGCGCCGGAGCGCTGGAGGTCTTCGCAACAAAAAAGAACCTTCGGGTGCTCCGGGTAGGAAACATGGCTCGTCTTCAGGAGTACGTGGGAGACCGGTTTGTTGATTTCAAGAGCCTCATCGATGGGGGGCTGGTGGCGCAGTGGTCCTTTGTACCCAAACTCATGCCCGACGAAGAACTTCTTCCTGCCCGGGCCGAGCACCAGGGAACCTCCTACAGGATCGAACGAGAGCCCACCGAGGCAGAGCGCCGGGACATGCGCTTCGGGTGGCTTGTAGAAAGCGGAGTTACCAGCAATTCCGTAATATACGTAAAAGATGAGGCCACCGTGGCTATCGGCACAGGCGAGCAGGATCGGGTAGGCGTTGCCCGGATCGCCCGGGAAAAGGCCTGCTGGAAACTGGCCGACCGGTTGTGCCTGGAGGAAACGGGGAAGGGGATCGAGGAGCTTGCTTCGCCTGAGGAACAGGAGCCCTTTCATCGGGCCGCCAGGGAACAGCAGGGAGGACTGCCGGGGTCTACCATGATCTCCGACGCCTTCTTCCCCTTCCGCGATGGCGCTGAGGTGGGGCTGCGCGAAGGGGTCTCGGCGATCCTCCAGCCCGGAGGAGCCCTGCGGGACCACGAAGTGATAGAAGCGTGCAACCACTTCGGCGCCACCATGGTCTTCACGGGACAGCGAAGTTTCCGTCACTGA
- a CDS encoding tetratricopeptide repeat protein: protein MTVAGSGRTAGTIRIGPEGRFPWRRCAFVGLVLILSHLAHPGVDARERSSWSETLQAILERASSLEEALEPLKDRLAGIDDPREKGQALFETAQVYELSHRFSSAARWYREALERIPDFAEAALRYGGVLLELGEAESAIQILSRMIASSEDRSLQRAGAILRGRAYFLAGDTETALAHAIALADQKNEPEALFLLFDIARVLEDAELLERSRRDLAEHFGLSPEDRLVDSRGGRRSVVAAPLPSRIFQEGSAGFSMADRRPEPGAPGDAPPGEDRPAGEKPEEGRAASPLMGIQTGSFRDRENASYMLRDITALGFSGTIETAETGSGRFYRVIVTLPEGYLPADAQETVVALKEEGIEGFLVFKP from the coding sequence ATGACCGTAGCGGGATCGGGCAGAACAGCCGGCACCATCAGGATCGGTCCAGAAGGGCGGTTCCCCTGGAGGCGGTGCGCCTTTGTGGGACTTGTCCTGATTTTGTCCCATCTGGCTCATCCGGGAGTGGATGCCCGGGAACGCTCATCCTGGTCTGAGACCCTTCAGGCCATTCTTGAGAGAGCGTCATCCCTGGAAGAGGCTCTGGAGCCCCTGAAGGACCGCCTTGCCGGGATAGACGATCCCCGGGAGAAGGGCCAGGCCCTGTTCGAGACAGCTCAGGTCTACGAGCTCTCTCACCGCTTTTCCAGTGCCGCCCGATGGTATCGGGAGGCCTTGGAGCGCATTCCCGATTTCGCCGAGGCTGCCCTGCGCTACGGAGGGGTCTTGCTGGAGCTGGGCGAGGCCGAGAGCGCGATTCAGATTCTTTCCCGGATGATAGCCTCTTCGGAAGACCGCAGTCTCCAGCGGGCAGGGGCCATCTTGCGCGGCAGGGCCTATTTTCTGGCCGGCGATACCGAAACAGCCCTGGCTCATGCGATCGCCCTGGCCGATCAGAAAAACGAGCCCGAAGCACTTTTCCTTTTGTTCGACATCGCCAGAGTTCTTGAGGATGCGGAGCTTCTGGAACGAAGTCGCCGGGACCTGGCTGAACACTTTGGACTCTCTCCCGAAGACCGCCTTGTCGATTCTCGCGGGGGCAGGAGGTCAGTCGTGGCGGCTCCCTTGCCGAGCCGTATCTTTCAGGAGGGTTCTGCAGGCTTTTCCATGGCCGATCGTCGCCCGGAACCAGGTGCTCCCGGGGACGCCCCTCCCGGGGAAGACCGGCCTGCCGGGGAAAAACCGGAGGAGGGCCGTGCTGCTTCGCCACTGATGGGTATCCAGACAGGAAGCTTCCGGGATCGTGAGAACGCATCGTACATGTTGCGGGACATCACTGCCCTGGGGTTTTCGGGAACCATAGAGACCGCCGAGACCGGATCCGGCCGGTTTTACCGGGTGATCGTCACTCTCCCCGAGGGATACCTCCCGGCTGATGCCCAGGAAACAGTGGTGGCCCTCAAGGAAGAAGGCATAGAGGGCTTCCTGGTCTTCAAACCCTGA
- a CDS encoding pallilysin-related adhesin, which produces MKETTLFPLALCLLGGLALFSCTEVQESSAIPHRTEVTLPGAAPGIILAREETRAVSIQTEDEDVGLRVNLSDEYLLISTHNVSLTMSEPDEQIVVVKRRDDPSDRVRLLVAIFDPLRNIYRVSWEGVTEATGMRSFSVSTMDLTGDHQEEIIGTGIDPAGKQTINVFRQEPRERGQRDLLFREIFSGTTDGSIEIADRRRSDAYRTLQSTGESFPILLFQRNDQTEDPHDLIRSEYRWNAESGQYHLAHQEELPGVQAEQAQLRELYDADTAGMEQFLSGPWFRSTESAAGSPAELAFFDTANQRVSLFHSDAQEQYEWVNSYKAIYQSGPGLLMNLRNAVLRTVRRQIAVTVLGTDTIRINVDGAEYWNGQYQRMTPGIQEGTVRNHRVSRPDFILQGVYRNENHQEILFDAPHFRFRSDRFDWRGGFNLMQPGSPLLELKIVEATGDASADVLSPETGERTASRVNGSFNQRYRLEYSEERSEDRVVRRIHMTPVVFTVDGLVETGAAPVVLEQVEEFLEEAS; this is translated from the coding sequence GTGAAAGAAACAACTCTTTTCCCCCTGGCCCTCTGCCTTCTTGGGGGCCTTGCACTTTTTTCCTGTACCGAAGTTCAAGAGTCCTCGGCCATCCCCCACCGCACCGAGGTAACGCTCCCGGGCGCAGCACCGGGCATTATCCTGGCCAGGGAAGAAACCCGGGCTGTTTCCATCCAAACCGAAGATGAAGACGTGGGGCTCCGGGTAAACCTCTCCGACGAATACCTGCTGATTTCAACCCACAATGTGAGTCTCACCATGAGCGAGCCCGATGAGCAGATTGTGGTGGTAAAACGGCGGGACGATCCTTCGGACCGGGTGCGACTCCTGGTGGCAATCTTTGATCCTCTGAGGAACATCTATCGCGTATCCTGGGAAGGGGTGACCGAGGCCACGGGTATGCGCTCTTTCTCGGTATCCACCATGGATCTGACGGGCGACCACCAGGAGGAGATTATTGGAACAGGCATTGATCCGGCAGGCAAGCAGACCATAAACGTCTTTCGTCAGGAGCCACGGGAACGTGGCCAGAGAGACCTTCTGTTTCGGGAAATCTTCAGCGGCACCACCGACGGAAGCATCGAAATCGCCGATCGTCGCCGTTCCGACGCCTACCGGACACTCCAGAGCACGGGCGAGAGCTTTCCTATTCTTCTCTTTCAAAGAAATGACCAAACCGAAGATCCTCACGATCTGATTCGGTCCGAATACCGATGGAACGCTGAGTCCGGGCAGTATCACCTGGCCCATCAGGAGGAACTGCCGGGAGTGCAGGCGGAACAGGCCCAACTACGCGAACTCTACGATGCGGATACGGCGGGAATGGAGCAATTTCTGAGCGGCCCCTGGTTTCGCAGCACCGAAAGCGCGGCTGGTTCCCCGGCGGAGCTTGCTTTTTTTGATACGGCAAACCAGCGGGTAAGCCTCTTTCACTCCGACGCTCAGGAGCAATACGAATGGGTGAACTCGTATAAAGCAATCTACCAGAGCGGTCCGGGGCTCCTTATGAATCTGCGCAATGCCGTACTTCGTACCGTGAGAAGACAGATCGCTGTAACCGTCCTGGGGACCGATACCATCCGAATTAACGTGGATGGCGCTGAATACTGGAATGGCCAGTACCAGCGGATGACCCCCGGCATCCAGGAGGGCACGGTCCGAAACCACCGGGTCTCCCGGCCGGACTTCATACTCCAGGGGGTCTACCGAAACGAGAACCACCAGGAGATCCTCTTTGACGCACCCCATTTTCGCTTCCGATCGGACCGCTTTGACTGGCGAGGAGGATTTAACCTGATGCAACCCGGGAGTCCCCTGCTGGAACTCAAGATTGTCGAAGCCACGGGAGACGCCTCTGCCGATGTGCTGTCTCCCGAAACCGGGGAACGGACCGCTTCCAGGGTGAACGGATCGTTCAACCAGCGCTATCGCCTGGAATACAGCGAAGAGCGCTCCGAAGACAGAGTGGTTCGGAGAATTCACATGACGCCAGTCGTTTTTACCGTGGACGGTCTGGTTGAGACAGGAGCCGCTCCGGTGGTCCTGGAACAGGTGGAGGAATTCCTGGAGGAAGCAAGCTGA
- the guaB gene encoding IMP dehydrogenase: MFAEKYSYDDVLLQPGFSSVVPGDTDTGVSLTPGIHLNIPIMAAAMDTVTEQDLAIALALEGGVGVIHRNMPPEEQVRQVSAVKRHLNWIIENPVTVGPRQTIGEIREIVDFYCISGLPVIEGERLVGIITSRDLRFAPDNTQLVEEVMTRDPVVEVGRPSLASAKAKFNQHKIEKLPVVDEEGHLTGLITVKDMEKHSLFPQAATDASGKLLVGAAVAPSDVETRLGPLFEARVDFVVVDTAHGDSQNVVDTIKLIKSRHPELPVVGGNVATGAGTRRLIEAGADIIKVGVGPGSICTTRIVAGIGVPQLSAVMDAVEVAREYNVPVIADGGVKYSGDITKAIAGGAHVVMVGGLFAGLKESPGKEFLYEGRIFKAYRGMGSVAAMKKGGADRYNVAEGEEPVPEGVEGRVPYKGELKPYLHQLVTGLRKGMGYCGCADLMQLREYRNFVKITAAGLAESHVHDVSMTRQPENYSRS; encoded by the coding sequence ATGTTCGCCGAAAAGTACAGCTACGACGATGTTCTTCTGCAACCCGGCTTTTCCTCGGTCGTGCCCGGGGATACCGATACCGGGGTATCTCTCACTCCCGGAATACATCTGAATATTCCCATCATGGCCGCTGCCATGGATACCGTTACGGAACAGGACCTGGCAATTGCCCTGGCTCTTGAGGGTGGTGTGGGAGTAATCCATCGAAACATGCCTCCCGAAGAGCAGGTTCGCCAGGTAAGTGCGGTAAAACGCCACCTGAACTGGATCATTGAGAACCCCGTCACAGTAGGTCCCAGGCAGACCATCGGAGAAATCCGGGAGATCGTCGACTTCTACTGCATCTCCGGACTTCCCGTGATCGAGGGCGAGCGTCTTGTGGGAATCATCACCAGCCGCGACCTGCGCTTTGCTCCCGATAACACGCAACTGGTGGAAGAGGTCATGACCAGAGACCCTGTTGTGGAAGTGGGGCGCCCCTCTCTTGCCAGTGCAAAAGCCAAGTTCAACCAGCACAAGATCGAGAAACTCCCCGTGGTGGACGAAGAGGGGCATCTTACGGGGCTGATCACGGTGAAAGACATGGAAAAGCACAGCCTTTTCCCTCAGGCGGCAACAGACGCTTCGGGAAAACTTCTGGTTGGCGCTGCCGTGGCCCCCTCCGATGTGGAGACTCGCCTGGGACCGCTTTTCGAGGCCCGGGTTGATTTTGTGGTAGTCGATACTGCTCACGGTGATTCCCAAAACGTGGTGGATACGATCAAACTCATAAAAAGCCGTCATCCTGAACTTCCTGTAGTGGGTGGCAACGTGGCCACCGGTGCCGGAACCCGGCGTCTCATTGAGGCCGGAGCAGACATTATCAAAGTTGGAGTGGGGCCTGGCTCCATCTGTACCACCCGAATAGTTGCCGGAATTGGCGTTCCCCAGCTTTCTGCTGTGATGGACGCCGTGGAGGTGGCCCGGGAGTACAATGTCCCCGTCATTGCCGACGGTGGAGTGAAGTATTCCGGTGATATCACCAAGGCGATCGCCGGCGGCGCCCATGTGGTGATGGTGGGAGGGCTTTTTGCAGGGCTCAAGGAGTCTCCGGGCAAGGAGTTTCTCTACGAGGGCAGGATCTTCAAGGCCTATCGAGGCATGGGATCTGTGGCAGCCATGAAAAAGGGCGGGGCCGACCGCTATAATGTGGCCGAGGGTGAAGAGCCAGTTCCGGAAGGTGTGGAAGGACGGGTTCCCTACAAGGGAGAACTCAAGCCCTACCTGCACCAGCTCGTTACGGGACTCCGAAAGGGAATGGGCTATTGCGGATGTGCCGACCTGATGCAATTGCGGGAATATCGGAACTTCGTTAAGATTACCGCTGCTGGCCTGGCGGAGAGTCACGTCCACGATGTTTCCATGACTCGCCAGCCGGAAAATTATTCCCGGAGTTGA
- the purA gene encoding adenylosuccinate synthase, with protein sequence MNVVVIGAQWGDEGKGKIVDYLSSEVQKVVRFSGGANAGHTIVHGDKTYKLHLVPSGIIYPDTVVILGTGMVIDPEALFAELEELEKQGVSWKGRVLISDRAHLVLPSHRQEDLRREEERENPIGTTGRGIGVAYAHKAYRDGVRLADLAWPRHIASLTQEDQDFLALWKDRLLPLMVDLASYIHTGAPREEEKVLLEGAQGALLDIDLGTYPYVSSGASCSGGALSGASLGPGDIDHVLGVFKAYSTRVGNGPFPSEFDGRNQDGLETHIRELGREYGVTTGRPRRIGYLDLVALRYACRTNGITSLALTHLDVYDTLETVTACIGYETDDQTLDYFPASIPLLERARPVTKSLPGWQRPLGEASSFEDLPREARDYITFIEDYLEVPISIVSVGYQRNQTIVRRSLWGEKV encoded by the coding sequence TTGAACGTTGTAGTAATCGGTGCGCAATGGGGAGATGAGGGCAAGGGAAAGATCGTTGATTATCTTTCTTCGGAAGTACAGAAAGTTGTACGGTTTTCCGGTGGCGCCAACGCTGGCCATACCATTGTCCATGGGGACAAGACGTACAAGCTTCACCTTGTTCCGTCGGGAATCATCTACCCTGACACGGTGGTCATTCTCGGAACGGGGATGGTGATAGATCCCGAGGCGCTCTTTGCGGAGCTGGAGGAGCTGGAGAAGCAAGGCGTTTCCTGGAAGGGTCGGGTTCTGATTTCCGACAGGGCCCATCTGGTTCTTCCAAGCCATCGCCAGGAGGATCTCCGGCGGGAAGAAGAGCGGGAAAACCCTATCGGTACCACCGGTCGGGGTATCGGGGTCGCCTACGCGCATAAGGCATACCGTGACGGGGTCCGTCTGGCCGATCTGGCCTGGCCCCGACACATCGCCTCCCTGACACAGGAAGATCAGGATTTTCTGGCCCTCTGGAAAGATCGGCTCCTGCCCCTGATGGTCGATCTGGCATCCTATATTCACACTGGAGCACCCCGGGAAGAAGAAAAAGTCCTTCTCGAAGGGGCCCAGGGCGCTCTTCTGGACATCGATCTGGGAACCTATCCCTACGTCTCGAGCGGAGCCTCCTGTTCCGGGGGTGCCCTCAGCGGAGCATCCCTTGGCCCGGGTGATATCGATCACGTTCTGGGTGTCTTCAAGGCCTACAGCACCCGGGTGGGGAACGGCCCCTTTCCCAGCGAGTTCGACGGGCGCAACCAGGACGGACTCGAGACCCACATTCGGGAATTGGGCCGCGAATACGGGGTAACCACAGGCCGTCCCCGCCGAATCGGATATCTCGATCTTGTGGCGCTCCGCTACGCCTGCCGGACCAACGGGATTACCAGCCTGGCCCTGACCCATCTGGATGTTTATGACACTCTGGAAACAGTAACGGCCTGTATCGGCTACGAGACCGACGATCAAACGCTGGATTATTTTCCTGCCTCAATCCCGCTTCTGGAACGGGCCCGGCCCGTGACAAAAAGTCTTCCCGGCTGGCAACGCCCCCTGGGAGAGGCCTCATCCTTTGAGGATCTGCCCCGGGAGGCTCGGGATTATATTACCTTCATCGAAGATTACCTGGAAGTGCCGATCAGTATTGTCTCCGTCGGTTACCAGCGGAATCAAACGATTGTTCGACGATCACTATGGGGAGAAAAGGTATGA